GTGTGTCTCGGAGACGTCATCGCATCTAATAAAGCTGTTGTACGCGGCGCTCTTTTGATTGCAATCAAGCCCAATCCAAATCTAATTTCCCAGTCGCGATTGGCTTCTTTGCTCAATCTGTGGAAGAAAACTAATCGCGGTCAGTCTcaattgaaagtggccacgtgaCACCGGTATAAGTTTCGGTTGCTTTCTGCAAGCAGTCTCTACAGAGCAGGTGTGTCACAGAGACAATGTCGCATCTTTGTGTGTACTTGTGTGGCCTCGCATTTGTGTGCACCACCTCATGTGCCttcgcgagagccaagtggtGCGAAGGAACATGGCTCATTTCTTCAATCTCCGTGGCGACCCTGGCAACGGAAATCACCAATACAGTGACGCTCTAATCAGATCGTGTATGGAGATGATGTCACTCTTGCACAAATCCAAGCAAATCTGATTGCCTCCAACGTTGTATGAGGCAGGGCATTATTAGAGATTTCTTAAGCTGCCCGAAGCCTAATACATTTATTTAAGAATTTAATCAAAAATCTAAAAtgtaataaattttattttgggGGGTGAACGAATTTTTCGGACTATTTTTCGGTCCCTGCGAGGCCCAGAACATCGGTCAGCAACTGTACAATGTTTAAACTGCCATAACGGCAGCAAAGCAGAATAACATGTAAAAGAAATCAAGGAATACTGTGGCTCTGCTTTGCACAACCCTATTTATGTAATTATCTATAATATCACAGAAGTGTCGACACAGTGTCTGAGCTGTTCTGGTTATCAACTATGAATATGGCATGTGGGCCCTCAGTAAGGCAATCCATTAATTTTAGGAGCAGAGAAGGTCATGCACACTCTATATGTATTGCTACTGGCCACACATACTTCGATGTATTGCACACTTAAGGAAAGATTTCTGGCTTCAGCATGTGACGGAAGTATTGTTTGTTCTCAAAAGAGCATTCAATAATTCAAACATAGGTCCTGGTCCCGCTAAGCAGAAAAGATTATGCGGCTCGTAAACCATTATGTGCAAGGCAGTGTTTGTATGGATGACTGACTTATTTCCATGGAATTGCGCATGCTTTCAGCAATCAAAGCTGCAATGTTAGTATGTCCAAAAGCAAATGTACTTAAAGCTGAAGTTGACGGCTCAAAGATCTCAAAGGGCGGCTTCTGTCAGAGGGACTCTTCACCACTTTGAACCCTCACCACCCTGTAATATTCTTGCTAGGCTCACATCGTACTCGCAGATTCAACAGTTTCAACTAGCTAAGTACCCGCAACATTAATAGCCTGACTGTAAGCGCAACAGGAAAGCACAGCGGCATTGTACTGTCAGTTCCGTGTACATCATCGCATGCAGTGTAGTGAGAAACATTACATGGACACACACCAAAATTAGGGACGTGCAAATACTGATTTTTGACACCCGAGTCAAATACAAACCAAATACTGCCATAGCGAACTGAATCGAACCGAACAGTTTTCAAATAGTTTGCGAATAATGAACAGTTATCACAATTGATGTAGAACAAGGTTTCCGTCATTACATGGTACATTATGAAGTGTTTATTAAATGCACAAGTGGACCATTAGAAGCAAGAAAGTACTgtcttcgcatgcacagggctcttcagagtgAGCAAATGATCACTGTATAGCCTGTAAAGTTTGGCAACCTGAgcaacgtagcctgctccactatgaAATATGGGGGCGAAAATTTACAATACCTTGGCTCCAATTCTATGTTCAGTTGGGCATAGTTGGCGTTTTAATTTATTCAAAAAGTATTAGAAAGAAATTCACATCTTAAATAGTGACTATTTggttcgaagaccgaatcgaaggGACACTATTCATTATTTGAAAGGtgtgaatattcgcacacccctaactACAATTAAtgtgaaacaaaatattttccTACCGAAGTCATTTGGCACCATGCCTGGCATCTCGCTGATGAAGCCATCTTCTAGCGCTGAAAAATTAAATGTTGAAATCACTTTTACAATATCGTAAAACCTAGCATTTCTCGAACTTTATATGCCATCTTTCTTTTAAAATGCCAAACCATGCAACCCATTTTGTTTACATTATATACAAtacatgataataataataataataataataatataataacagTTGCTTGTCATGTTCTGTTTCTGCTGCTTCACAGATACCTCCAAATTTGGAAAAAAACACTCCGCATGAAAATTAACttttaccaggtggtctgtggtAGTGTTTTTCAGGTAAACTGCTAGGTTCTGTCAAAAGCAGAATTCAGTTTTGTGTGCCCACCATAACTAATTtagtcaagaaaagaaaaaaaagaaaaatatataaaccACTTCTATTCCGTGAAATTTTGGACATGACTTGGCATAATGTTAGCACGAGTAGGCATCAGTGACATCATAAAAGCAAATGTGAAAAAGTGCAAATGCATGATGAGCGCCTGTAGGCACAAATGAATTTGTAAGGTAGTGGCAGTGAGTAAGCACTGCTGAGCAAGAGTGAATATCAgtgatgttgaattccaatggcagatcgcgaGCGCTTGGCCAGATCACGAACGGAGCAAGTCGTTCTGACTGAGATCTTGTCAAATTTGCAAATGGAATGTGTGCGTTCCCATGGGGTACTTAGTACAAGGAAATCAAGTGAGAGGACGCTAACCTAGAGGTGGATTGGGTAGGCCTCATCACCATGACCACCTGGATCATCCCGGCATTCCGTGCGTTTGTTTTTCTTCCGCATCAAAAGAATCATCACTGCACTTAGGAATTTATAGTGTCCGAGTCTGAGCTGTCACTATCAGGAACAAAAACGCACGGCGCGACGTAGCATCCATATTTTTAACGTCCATAGCCACCCGCGACCGAAAACAAGCGACCATGACAAGAAGCAGAGGTGGGTGAAGGAAATATGTCACgtggacttccggtcaaatctgccaaTTCTGGTGGAGAAAATATTTCTGCTCCACAGACTGATCCGGAATCGGTGGCTgatcccaatctgccattggaacacacaactcacgctctcattctgccattggaataggattgctccatgcagagcagaaaaacttgatttgGATCTACCATTGAATTCAACATGTGTGAAGTACTGCACAAGTAAAAAAATTTGTGCTTGGAACTGAACAGTGCTGTATAAAGAAATACAGTCTTACCATGCTATTGTGCAAAGCTgcagttataatttctttaaaaatTGCACAATAAAATGAATGCAGACATGATAGTGCAACTTGAAGATGGAACCACAGAAGAATGTCTCATTACCTGGCTCTGGTGTCGAAGCCCTTGCAGTGCTCTGCACTTGTGTGCAGCTTGTACCTGCAGCAGGAAATTTGTTTGGTGACAGAACTGCCAAGACTGCAGAAAATATGTCCTGAAAGATGTAATGAACTGCCACAGAGAAAAATGATCCTTACTAGGCTCTGACATGCAGTCCACTGCATTTGGCTGGCTTGGAGCTGGGGCAACAGTGGTTCCTGATGACAAAAGTGCAATTACCACACACATTATCTTCTGAAAGATTCACTGAACTGCCACAGAGAAAAATTATTCTTACTGGGCTCCGACAAGTAGCCAGCTGATAGTGGCTGTACAATTGTAGCCGGGGCAGCAGTGGTTCCTGAAGGTAAAACTTAATGACCACTCACATATGTGATATTCTCAAAGGTTCAACAACACGACCACAAAGAAAATGTATCCTTACTGGGCTTTGCAGAAAAAATTGTATGGCGCGGCTGAACCAGAGGTACGGGATCTGTGGTTCCAAGAGATAAAACAAAAATATCCAAATTTAGGTGACAGATATGAGTGAACAAGTCATCCACCAGATTGTAAAAATATATAAAAGTGCCAATGGCTAACAACAGTGGCCCTTTGTACTAGTTGCATCAAATAAACATGTGAAGTCAAACTTGAGGCCAAACAAGCAGTTCATGCCCTCTGCCAGTTGCCATCAAAGACAGGAGCGCATATCATGGTGATAAAGCATGACTCAGGATAATCATTTTCTGTTATGCTCTCTTTTTCCCCTCGCCCCCAGTACACCCCATGCCTTCTACGTGCCATTTGCATGAATAGCACACAGAACAGGAAAGGCATAGAGGGTGTTTTTATGAAGACTTCTAGCATTACTTAAAAATTGCCATTATGAATAAACGGTGAGCTCTTATGAGGCTGTGATTTTTGGAGAAAGCCCAATTGACAGACGCTCATAAAGATATGTCGTCATCCTTCAAATGGCTGTGGTCATTAAAAATAGCCTCTTAATGTATTCCACTTCTCAGCAGTCACAGTGCATTTTACAGACCCTAGAAACTCGCATTATGGAGTGTTTCCCAAGAGTGAGCAGCCGTAATAAGGAACATTTTTTGCCAGCTGACAGGCTgaaaatttgcattttttaaatGTTCTTGCATATTCAAACAGAACACGCTCATAATTTCAATTATAATTTTTCCAAAACCTTATAaacaaaagccaagtcaagacttTTGTACAATGATAGAAATATTAAGCTAACAAAAATGACACAATTACACACTTTACAACTTACCGTTGGCTCCTTGTGCTCCTGTTGGTACTGGAGGACCTGCCACCACCGAAACTCCCAATGACGTGGCGTAGATAATCCTGCTCTCTGAAATTTTTGCAATACATCATGCTACAGATGACTGGATTGCTTCCACAGAATAGAATGTAATTTGGTACAGTTGGCTGTGACCTATGGTAGACACGCACATGTAGCTACCAATTTGCTAATACAGCTTCACAAGCACTCTAATGAGTATGCAAGAACACAATTTTATTTAGGAATGGAACGTACACCTGCAGACACACTAAAAAGCAAATAAAATTGCTCGTTGACTGAGGTTTCTCCACTATCTACATTAGCTTTCAATAGTCTGAAATATTTCGAGTATTGCAATATTAGAAAAGACAAAGGGGTTCAAAAAGTCCACCTCACCTTCACAAATGTTTTTGTTATTCTTCTCTTATGTTTTTTTGCATAGGCACTCAATCATACTTCATGTGATACAAACTTCACTGTTACTTTTGGCTAATACTGCACAATACAGCTCCGTCTCCTTTCATTAATCAATCAGAATAAACTTCAATCATCTGCTGAAACAAGCCCACAAATTTTACTTTATATACTATGATGCCCTAGCAGTTATTTCAAGACTGAAAAATTACGAACTAATGGCATGAGAAACAGGTACATGTGAATGTTGCCAAGGCCTTTTAAAGATATGACTAATTCCCATCAGTAGACGAGTGAAAATTCCAGGCCTAGATTAACTAACAACCAGACATATTTAAGATGGTTAGGATACTAAAACGAAAGGGCCAATGATGCGAGCAGTACGAGCCAACTTACGGGCTCACTTGGGCCGAACTTCTGCTAGGTGGAAACGAAACCAGCACAATCGTCAAAATATGCATTACTGCAATGGCACCACGTTACACATTTAATGAACATTCTTGGACCCAGAAGATGGGTTACAGCAAACACATGTCCATGTGAGGGCCATGTCACACATTGTCATGCTGCAACGTGGCAAGCCGAGTCAAGTTAGCACTTGCCTTGCCAAGCGTATAAATGCATGGGCTGTCTTCCAGAGCATTGCTTCAGTTCAGTTACAGCTTTCCATGTACATTTTAGACAAGCTACCCTATCTAAGCTAATGGCAGCTGCTGCCAGGGAGTATCCATGGCAGAGACTGGTTGAGGACCGTTACTTGGAAACAAATTGTGTGATAGAGTTTAGTTTAGTTGCAGTGCTTTAGCGAGAGTGCTTCGTTATGTTGCATTAAGGTATACCTGCAGAGCACAATTTCCCTGCAGAAGTGTGCGATCGCGCCAACAGATCGCTAATTGAGCATTGCTGCTGAATGCATTAATTCTCTGCCAATTCTACTTGCACTCGAGTATATTTAATTCCACCTTCAGCAAACGAACGCTTACTCACCACTTGCTAAGACTTTTGAAGCCAAAGCATCTTGCAGATGTGCATTTCTGTTCTCCAAGATGAGCATCTTTTCCTTAAGACTTCTTAGCTCTTCAGCGACGTCTTCAAACTGCTTGCTTTGTTCCTCAAGCTGCTTGCTTTGctctgcagtttcttttttgcaCTTCGCAAGTTCTTCGAGAACAACACATCCTTGGTCACAGCATGTGCACTGCACATGCTGTTGCGGGCATGCAGCTTGGATTTCTGCGAGAAGTTCCCTTTCTACACTTCGTTGAACTTCCACTCTCATACTTTTTGTAGCCTGTGTGCCCTGCTGTTGTAAACAAAATCAGTTTTAAGAACATGGCAAGAACACAACAGAACTCATCTTAAAATTCCTTCAGTGCAATCTCGCAAATGTAAAACACACAGTACATGCACGAAACATGCTTATATGATAATTTTAGGCAAAATTTTGCAGTTGAACAAAAATTTGTCCCGCTCCCAGATTCGAATCCCAAACCACGACAAATCTTTAGGGCACAggtcttaggcgcctgttcctgcagcAAGCGTCAGCACTGTCACTTGTAACCAGGCGAACAAGCAcagcaaagaatgaaagagggaatgCAGAACGCCGCAGGGCATGAAAGAAGCGAGGAGCAAAgcagagaggagggtgcagcagaaccatgaggcagaaagcggaggggGGTATGGTGAAAGCATGAGAAGCGCAGTTTGGCGACGATAGCTACAaaatggtgccagagtagcatgcgtcatctgggaggtctggcggtggcggctgtgaatcgcgcccacgcgctggctctgATGATCTGAAGATTGGCGAAGTCGTGCCACACTTTGCCCCATTTGCAACATgtcacacgagacagattgtctgtgtCAGCCAATATATTCCAAAACAAAAACACGTACAGagttgcactcaaatttcgccttAGGGAGCATCGCAATTGTTGAATTTTCTTCAGCTGCAAATTATCGTTTTAAATTATATTTTAAGAACAGTGAAGCCTTCTGTCTATGTTCCTGTCGGCGGTTTCTGCACTGAGGGGTGTTTTAAGATCATTCACACATCAGCAAAGCATGGCTTCCTTCAAGCTGTCATTGAATTTGCTCTTGAGCTTCCGcatgctagccacctggttagctcggTTGAGCAACcaccccggaaaagcggtggttgTTTGTTTAACCCTGGGCAAGGACTAATTTTCTTCGCCTGTGAAGCCTTATTTGAATCTACAGAATGCATGACAGCACAGAAGTTCACTTTCATACATCCCAAATAAAAAGATCTACTGAAACTCAAGCATGCTTAAATCTTATTAGAAGAAATTTACCGCATGCCAAGCTTCCCTGAAAACGCAATGCAGTGAAGTACAGTGGTACCTCAGTTTATAAGTCTAATTCCATAACTCAGGTAGCATCTGAACTGATCACGGATTGAACCACAGTTTCCCATAGGAAACAATATAACTGTGGTTTATCTATTCACACTCAAGGCATCTTTAAAAAATTGCAGACTTATAACACCATCCAGCATagtcaagaaaaaaattattgggttttacgtgccaaaaccactttctgattatgaggcgcgccgtagtggaggactccagaaattgcACCTAAatccgtgcacctaaatctaagtacacgggtgttattcgcatttcgcctccaccaaaatgcggccgccgtggccaggattcgatccctcgacctcgtgctcagcagcccaacaccatagccactgagcaaccacggcgggtgagcatAGTCCAGAATTGTACTATTCAATTTCCTAAGCATTTTATAATTTTCTGTAAGTTTATTGCCATGTGGCAACAATATTAAGCACACAGAGGTATACGCACC
The nucleotide sequence above comes from Dermacentor andersoni chromosome 10, qqDerAnde1_hic_scaffold, whole genome shotgun sequence. Encoded proteins:
- the LOC140213674 gene encoding uncharacterized protein; protein product: MRVLVEYEVDMTTAVLEHTAVQNFNPENVADFDPTVRYDVWWNGDDTTSGGYYKARVLHMAETEEDMRTHMSKRLRKPVVSLEKGKKRAKGKQGTQATKSMRVEVQRSVERELLAEIQAACPQQHVQCTCCDQGCVVLEELAKCKKETAEQSKQLEEQSKQFEDVAEELRSLKEKMLILENRNAHLQDALASKVLASESRIIYATSLGVSVVAGPPVPTGAQGANDPVPLVQPRHTIFSAKPRTTAAPATIVQPLSAGYLSEPRTTVAPAPSQPNAVDCMSEPSTSCTQVQSTARASTPEPALEDGFISEMPGMVPNDFADIDLFAEEEAVDVVIGSSRDDGKMYAGSGKWIDKAA